A portion of the Trichoplusia ni isolate ovarian cell line Hi5 chromosome 12, tn1, whole genome shotgun sequence genome contains these proteins:
- the LOC113499612 gene encoding uncharacterized protein LOC113499612 — protein sequence MKSFFTICLQAVLFLITCRVMAQFFPTTPLSAVQLAANRNKALRQGVSKATTEKEAVNVPPKRDCVCSKIYDPVCASNNESYYNLCYLECRVPPSLNVTVVHQGNCIPF from the exons atgaaatcattttttacgATATGTCTAC AagctgttctttttttaatcaccTGCAGAGTAATGGCCCAATTTTTCCCAACAACACCTTTAAGTGCAGTCCAATTAGCTGCCAACAGAAATAAAGCGCTTAGGCAAGG GGTTTCAAAAGCAACAACAGAAAAGGAAGCTGTAAATGTACCGCCTAAGAGAGACTGCGTCTGCTCCAAGATCTACGATCCAGTCTGCGCTTCGAACAACGAGTCTTATTATAATCTTTGCTACTTAGAATGCAGAGTACCGCCATCTTTAAACGTGACTGTAGTCCATCAAGGAAACTGCatacctttttaa